The Caulobacter sp. FWC26 genome contains a region encoding:
- a CDS encoding HAD family phosphatase, producing MSFPRRVEAVVFDMDGLLLDTEIVYRAAMIEAGQVFGIGFTGEIYAAMVGKTTPECGVMLRELFGETFPVQSYFERVWADVEDLLEAETRLKAGVIEILDFLDDRGLPRGIATSNGKPAVERYLGRFNLLPRFNAVVAHHDVTRHKPHPDPYLEAARRIGVDPLACLALEDSHPGVRAAHAAGMMTVMVPDILDPNEEMHEKCVHIADSLHHVLDLLKASA from the coding sequence GTGAGTTTCCCCCGCCGCGTCGAGGCCGTGGTCTTCGACATGGACGGCCTGCTGCTGGACACCGAGATCGTCTATCGCGCAGCCATGATCGAAGCCGGCCAGGTGTTCGGCATCGGCTTCACCGGCGAGATCTACGCGGCGATGGTGGGTAAGACGACGCCCGAATGCGGCGTCATGCTGCGCGAACTTTTCGGCGAGACCTTCCCGGTTCAAAGCTATTTCGAGCGGGTCTGGGCCGATGTCGAGGATCTGCTCGAGGCCGAAACGCGCCTCAAGGCGGGGGTCATCGAAATTCTGGATTTCCTCGACGACCGGGGCCTGCCGCGCGGCATCGCCACATCAAACGGCAAGCCGGCGGTCGAGCGCTATCTGGGTCGCTTTAACTTGTTGCCGCGCTTCAACGCCGTCGTCGCTCACCATGACGTCACCCGGCACAAGCCGCACCCCGATCCTTATCTGGAAGCGGCGCGCCGTATTGGAGTCGATCCGCTCGCTTGTCTGGCGCTGGAAGACTCCCACCCTGGTGTCCGCGCCGCTCACGCGGCGGGAATGATGACGGTGATGGTGCCTGATATCCTCGATCCGAACGAGGAGATGCACGAAAAGTGCGTGCACATCGCCGACAGCTTGCACCACGTGCTGGATCTGCTGAAGGCCTCGGCCTGA
- a CDS encoding CinA family protein: MTLIEEIAALLKARGETIAVSESSTGGLISAALLSVEGASAYYRGGAIVYTPKARAALMGVTREEMGEMRSASEPYAQFMARTVRERMAATWGIAETGATGPSGNAYGDAAGHCCLAVSGPVSLSLVIETGHGDRAANMEAFRDTALKLLLEALQT, encoded by the coding sequence GTGACCCTGATCGAAGAGATTGCCGCGCTGCTGAAGGCGCGGGGCGAGACCATCGCGGTATCCGAGTCCTCCACCGGCGGACTGATCTCGGCCGCGTTGCTGAGCGTCGAGGGCGCGTCGGCCTACTACCGCGGCGGCGCGATCGTCTACACGCCCAAGGCCAGGGCGGCGTTGATGGGCGTGACCAGGGAGGAGATGGGCGAGATGCGCTCGGCCAGCGAGCCCTACGCCCAGTTCATGGCGCGCACCGTACGCGAGCGCATGGCTGCCACTTGGGGTATAGCCGAGACGGGCGCCACAGGCCCTTCGGGGAACGCCTATGGCGACGCCGCCGGCCACTGCTGCTTGGCGGTGTCCGGCCCTGTCTCGCTAAGCTTGGTCATCGAGACGGGCCACGGCGATCGCGCCGCGAACATGGAGGCCTTCCGGGATACGGCGCTCAAACTCCTCCTCGAAGCGCTGCAGACCTGA
- a CDS encoding bifunctional diguanylate cyclase/phosphodiesterase: MFQRLQTKLTVLYAGLFALALSVVAVTVYVAIANNAQRAVRQELAATGTVFDRVWALRTQRLQDGAELLSRDFGFRAAVATHDRATVESAVTNLRQRLGLDLAFTVGVDGDVVGIDPRRLDLETLWTALDAEDGALGVFAVDGQPYQLISAPILSPTLTGWVVFAAKLDEREMQALEKLSAIRLDAQVFTQRGDAWVSADQAPAAKALAAYVAKAMREKSLAPSRLRSDGDSLVLVQPIRTLDPTRGAALVLRYPMALAMAPYRPLMAAVIVVGLIGAALVAAASWALSRGLAKPITALDEAARRLQRGENVVVEVTTRDEIGRLAESFNLMAGEIREREAEMVHQALHDAETGLPNRRALERSIQTRLLSLAEGEQLVIGTIGFDRFTQVRAAIGYELATELVAKLGRRVGETTPGLVVGRLTTSVLCVISTATHIDEVLARAEGLLPSLEAPVQIGGEPVDVHITFGMAAARAGDSDAARLIEHALIGLDQARASHKKLMVFDAEAYGDPASNLSLMSEMLEAVRHGGLLLNHQPKLDLRSGRITGVEALVRWNHPTRGFLRPDLFVGMAEETGHIRALTDYVLAQAIEDQARLRAAGHEVMVSVNISGRLIDDQAFAEHAIAQVSAAKANICFEITETAVIGNPDIALAVLARLAEANIRVSIDDYGSGLSSLAYLKQIRADELKIDKMFVTALASGGTDALLVKSTVDLAHSLGMKVTAEGVETREVIAALQLMGCDLAQGYHVAKPLAVEPLIAFLDAWSIDLPVDTESRRIA, translated from the coding sequence ATGTTCCAGCGCCTCCAGACCAAGCTGACCGTCCTCTACGCCGGGCTCTTCGCCCTGGCGCTGAGCGTCGTGGCCGTGACGGTCTATGTGGCGATCGCCAACAACGCCCAGCGCGCTGTACGCCAGGAGCTCGCCGCGACCGGAACGGTGTTCGACCGGGTATGGGCGCTTCGCACGCAACGCCTGCAGGACGGCGCCGAGCTGCTCTCCCGTGACTTTGGTTTCCGCGCCGCAGTCGCCACCCATGATCGGGCGACCGTGGAGTCGGCCGTCACCAATCTGCGCCAGCGCCTGGGCCTGGACCTCGCCTTCACCGTCGGCGTTGATGGCGATGTCGTCGGCATTGATCCGCGCCGTCTGGATCTCGAAACCTTGTGGACCGCGTTGGACGCCGAGGACGGCGCGCTGGGGGTGTTCGCCGTCGATGGCCAGCCCTATCAATTGATCTCCGCGCCAATCCTGTCGCCGACCCTAACAGGCTGGGTCGTCTTCGCCGCCAAGCTTGACGAGCGTGAGATGCAGGCGCTGGAGAAGCTCTCGGCGATCAGGCTGGACGCCCAAGTCTTTACCCAGCGCGGCGACGCCTGGGTCTCCGCCGATCAAGCGCCCGCTGCAAAAGCGCTAGCGGCGTATGTCGCAAAAGCAATGCGAGAGAAGTCCCTGGCCCCCTCCAGGCTTCGTAGCGATGGCGACAGTCTGGTGCTGGTGCAGCCTATCCGCACCCTCGACCCAACACGCGGCGCGGCCTTGGTGCTGCGCTATCCTATGGCGCTCGCCATGGCGCCTTACCGCCCGCTGATGGCGGCGGTCATCGTGGTCGGGCTGATCGGCGCGGCCCTCGTCGCCGCCGCAAGTTGGGCGCTGTCGCGAGGCCTCGCCAAGCCGATCACCGCGTTGGATGAAGCGGCTCGCCGCTTGCAGCGCGGCGAGAATGTCGTCGTCGAGGTCACCACACGCGACGAGATCGGCCGACTCGCCGAAAGCTTCAACCTGATGGCCGGAGAGATCCGCGAGCGTGAGGCGGAGATGGTCCATCAAGCGCTGCACGACGCTGAGACGGGCTTGCCAAACCGCCGCGCGCTGGAACGGTCTATCCAGACCCGCCTGCTCAGCTTGGCGGAGGGCGAACAACTGGTCATCGGAACGATCGGCTTCGACCGCTTCACCCAAGTTCGCGCGGCGATTGGCTACGAACTGGCGACGGAGCTCGTCGCAAAGCTAGGTCGACGCGTTGGCGAGACCACGCCCGGCTTGGTCGTGGGGCGACTGACCACCTCGGTCCTGTGCGTCATCTCGACCGCCACCCACATCGATGAGGTCCTGGCCCGAGCCGAAGGTCTGCTTCCCAGCCTCGAAGCCCCGGTGCAGATCGGCGGCGAGCCGGTCGATGTTCACATCACCTTCGGCATGGCGGCGGCCAGGGCCGGCGACAGCGACGCTGCGAGGCTGATCGAGCACGCCCTGATCGGACTGGACCAGGCCCGCGCTAGCCATAAAAAGCTGATGGTATTCGACGCCGAGGCCTATGGCGATCCGGCCTCCAACCTGTCCCTGATGAGCGAGATGCTGGAGGCGGTCCGCCACGGCGGCCTGCTGCTGAACCACCAGCCCAAGCTCGACCTGCGCTCGGGTCGGATCACCGGGGTCGAAGCGCTGGTTCGCTGGAACCATCCGACACGAGGTTTTCTGCGGCCGGACCTCTTTGTGGGCATGGCCGAGGAGACAGGCCATATTCGGGCCTTAACCGACTACGTCCTCGCCCAAGCCATCGAGGACCAAGCGCGTCTGCGCGCGGCGGGCCACGAGGTGATGGTGTCGGTCAACATCTCGGGCCGGCTGATCGACGATCAGGCCTTCGCCGAGCACGCCATCGCGCAAGTTTCGGCCGCCAAGGCCAATATCTGTTTCGAGATCACCGAGACGGCGGTTATCGGCAATCCGGACATCGCCCTGGCGGTGTTGGCCCGACTGGCCGAGGCCAATATCCGCGTGTCGATCGACGACTACGGCTCAGGCCTGTCGTCCTTGGCCTATCTGAAGCAGATCCGCGCCGACGAACTGAAGATCGACAAGATGTTCGTGACGGCCCTAGCGTCCGGCGGCACCGATGCGTTGCTCGTGAAGTCGACGGTCGACCTGGCCCACAGCCTCGGCATGAAGGTCACTGCCGAAGGCGTCGAAACTCGCGAGGTGATCGCCGCCCTGCAGCTGATGGGCTGTGACCTTGCGCAGGGCTATCACGTCGCCAAGCCGCTGGCCGTCGAACCGTTGATCGCGTTCCTAGACGCGTGGTCGATCGACCTGCCGGTCGATACCGAGAGCCGTCGGATCGCCTGA
- a CDS encoding DUF3034 family protein, with protein sequence MKPVSVATIFLFAALAGAASAGEIETGGKLLLTHGVSALEGGAGGGLATWAVIAGGATNRGVGGEVHYTHVGVDDYKLGAFGAAVGYRDRVELSATQQVFDTGATGAKLGLGRGFKFKQTVLGAKVRVIGDAVYDQDRWLPQIAVGAQYKDNNQDALVRALGAKKDSGVDYYVAATKILLDKSLVLSGAVRLTKANQTGLLGFGGTDGYKPQFEGSAGYMLSKRLVVGAEYRTKPSNLAFAKEDDWMDLFAAYAINKNLSVTAAYVDLGDIATFKNQRGVYLSLQAGF encoded by the coding sequence ATGAAGCCAGTTTCAGTGGCGACCATCTTCTTGTTCGCAGCTCTGGCGGGCGCCGCGTCGGCTGGGGAGATCGAGACCGGCGGGAAGCTTCTGCTGACGCACGGCGTCAGCGCGCTGGAGGGCGGCGCAGGCGGGGGTCTGGCGACCTGGGCGGTGATCGCCGGTGGAGCGACCAATCGCGGTGTCGGCGGCGAGGTCCACTACACGCACGTCGGCGTTGATGACTACAAGCTGGGCGCCTTCGGCGCGGCGGTGGGCTATCGCGATCGCGTCGAGCTGTCGGCGACCCAGCAGGTGTTCGACACCGGCGCGACCGGCGCCAAGCTTGGTCTTGGGCGCGGCTTCAAGTTCAAGCAGACCGTTCTGGGCGCCAAGGTGCGGGTGATCGGTGACGCGGTCTATGACCAAGACCGCTGGCTGCCACAGATCGCGGTCGGCGCGCAGTACAAGGATAACAATCAGGACGCCCTCGTCCGGGCGCTCGGCGCCAAGAAGGATAGCGGCGTCGACTACTATGTCGCCGCCACCAAGATCCTGCTCGACAAGTCTCTGGTGCTGAGCGGCGCGGTGCGGCTGACCAAGGCCAACCAGACGGGGCTGCTCGGGTTCGGCGGGACCGATGGCTACAAGCCTCAGTTTGAAGGCTCGGCGGGCTATATGCTGAGCAAGCGGCTGGTGGTGGGCGCCGAGTATCGGACCAAGCCCAGCAATCTGGCGTTCGCCAAGGAGGATGACTGGATGGACCTCTTTGCGGCCTATGCCATCAACAAGAACCTGTCGGTGACCGCCGCCTATGTGGACCTCGGCGACATCGCCACCTTCAAGAACCAGCGCGGCGTCTATCTGTCGCTGCAGGCCGGCTTCTAA
- a CDS encoding group 1 truncated hemoglobin — MKTFRALILAGGASMLFAGAAFAQDTTPPGEKPVDPYTQSPANAGAAPLSDPATFQAFHGKEGLARIASDLVDRSIADPRIKEIFATTDVPRLKRTLTEQFCYVLGGGCVYTGRDMASVHKDMGVTNKDFNALVENLQWAMDKEGVPFAVQNKLLARLAPMQRKVVER; from the coding sequence ATGAAGACCTTCAGAGCCCTCATTCTGGCCGGGGGCGCCTCCATGTTGTTCGCCGGGGCCGCCTTCGCCCAGGACACGACGCCGCCCGGTGAAAAGCCGGTTGATCCCTACACGCAGTCGCCCGCCAACGCCGGCGCAGCACCCCTGTCTGATCCGGCGACCTTCCAGGCCTTCCATGGCAAGGAGGGCCTGGCGCGGATCGCCTCCGACCTGGTCGATCGCAGCATCGCCGACCCGAGGATCAAGGAGATCTTCGCCACCACCGACGTCCCGCGCCTGAAGCGGACCCTGACCGAGCAGTTCTGTTATGTGCTGGGCGGCGGCTGCGTCTATACCGGCCGCGACATGGCGTCGGTTCACAAGGACATGGGCGTCACCAACAAGGACTTCAACGCCCTGGTCGAGAACCTGCAGTGGGCGATGGACAAGGAAGGCGTGCCCTTCGCCGTCCAGAACAAGCTGCTGGCCAGGCTGGCGCCGATGCAGCGCAAGGTCGTTGAGCGTTAG
- a CDS encoding outer membrane protein transport protein, with protein MSLKRTRLAVGVAFVALVAASQASASAFYLQEQSVRGTGRAYSGEVADKGVGSLWWNPASIAGIARSEAYFGLNAIQVDSKVTNTGSTITRPVPPTGLTTPVGGANTAFDPINDGIVPNLGGAWKVNDKLSLGLSVAAPYNFTTEYNADSWTRYDALKSQLRTVNVEGVVAYRVNDMLDLGVGVTAMYADAELTNALPNISPLQLDGAQSLKGDGWAYGYTVGAQLHPSKSLTIGASYRSKIDHKLDGTVKVSGLLAPIPAANNFTVDGQAKITLPWIANLGARWAVNDQWTLNGSVSRVGWSEFDAIRVSFPGGGSTSVQNYKDVTTYAAGVDYQASPRLTLRAGVQYDPTPTPDIGRTARVPDGDRMMYATGATWAATENLKLDAALSYIAFDKSQINRTDVTATSSTVRLRGDVEGSAVVLAAGARFSF; from the coding sequence ATGTCTCTCAAGCGTACCCGCCTCGCCGTCGGCGTGGCTTTCGTGGCGCTCGTCGCCGCCTCCCAGGCCTCTGCTTCGGCCTTCTACCTGCAGGAACAATCGGTTCGCGGCACGGGCCGCGCCTATTCGGGCGAAGTCGCCGACAAGGGCGTGGGCAGCCTCTGGTGGAACCCGGCCTCGATCGCCGGCATCGCCCGCAGCGAAGCCTATTTCGGCCTGAACGCGATCCAGGTCGACTCCAAGGTCACCAACACCGGCTCGACCATCACCCGTCCGGTTCCGCCTACGGGTCTGACCACGCCGGTCGGCGGCGCCAACACCGCCTTCGATCCGATCAATGACGGGATCGTCCCCAACCTCGGCGGCGCCTGGAAGGTCAACGACAAGCTGTCGCTGGGCCTGTCGGTCGCCGCGCCCTACAACTTCACCACCGAGTACAACGCCGACAGCTGGACCCGCTACGACGCGCTGAAGTCCCAGCTGCGCACCGTGAACGTCGAAGGCGTGGTCGCCTATCGCGTCAACGACATGCTGGACCTCGGCGTCGGCGTCACGGCGATGTACGCCGACGCGGAACTGACCAACGCCCTGCCCAACATCTCGCCGCTGCAACTCGATGGCGCGCAGTCGCTGAAGGGTGACGGCTGGGCCTACGGCTACACGGTCGGCGCTCAGCTCCACCCGTCCAAGAGCCTGACGATTGGCGCCAGCTACCGCAGCAAGATCGACCACAAGCTGGACGGCACGGTGAAGGTCTCGGGCCTGCTGGCCCCGATCCCCGCCGCCAACAACTTCACCGTCGACGGCCAGGCCAAGATCACCCTGCCCTGGATCGCCAACCTCGGCGCTCGCTGGGCGGTGAACGACCAGTGGACCCTGAACGGCTCGGTCAGCCGCGTGGGCTGGAGCGAGTTCGACGCCATCCGCGTGAGCTTCCCGGGCGGCGGCTCGACCAGCGTCCAGAACTACAAGGACGTCACGACCTACGCCGCTGGCGTCGACTATCAGGCCTCGCCGCGCCTGACCCTGCGGGCCGGCGTCCAGTACGACCCGACCCCGACGCCGGACATCGGCCGCACCGCCCGCGTGCCGGACGGCGACCGCATGATGTACGCCACCGGCGCCACCTGGGCCGCGACCGAGAACCTGAAGCTCGACGCCGCGCTCAGCTACATCGCGTTCGACAAGAGCCAGATCAACCGCACCGACGTCACCGCAACCAGCTCGACCGTCCGCCTGCGCGGCGATGTCGAAGGTTCGGCCGTGGTGCTGGCCGCCGGCGCGCGCTTCAGCTTCTAA
- a CDS encoding SDR family NAD(P)-dependent oxidoreductase codes for MADIRFDGKVAIVTGAGGGLGRQHALELARRGAKVVVNDLGGSVDGSGGGSEAAQKVVEEIKAFGGEAIANGSSVTDDAGVAHMVKQAMDAWGRIDILIANAGILRDRTLTKMELADFEAVMQVHVFGTFKPIKAVWDIMKAQNYGRIVVTTSSSGMYGNFGQSNYGAAKMAVLGLMNTLKLEGAKNDVKINAISPVAATRMTEGLMPPEVLAKLAPEYVTPGVVYLCSDEAPTGAILTAGAGAFALSRIYETEGVYLGEGGLSAEEVRDSWDKITAEDGQKAYFNGGEQGQKFFRKMAGG; via the coding sequence ATGGCGGACATCCGCTTCGACGGCAAGGTGGCGATCGTGACGGGCGCCGGCGGCGGGCTTGGCCGACAGCACGCCCTGGAACTGGCGCGGCGCGGCGCCAAGGTCGTGGTCAACGACCTGGGCGGCAGCGTCGACGGCTCGGGCGGCGGCTCCGAAGCGGCCCAAAAGGTCGTCGAGGAGATCAAGGCCTTCGGCGGCGAAGCCATCGCCAACGGCTCGTCGGTCACTGACGACGCCGGCGTGGCCCACATGGTCAAGCAGGCCATGGACGCCTGGGGCCGCATCGACATCCTGATCGCCAACGCCGGCATCCTGCGCGACCGCACCCTGACCAAGATGGAACTGGCCGACTTCGAGGCGGTCATGCAGGTCCACGTCTTCGGCACCTTCAAGCCGATCAAGGCGGTCTGGGACATCATGAAGGCCCAGAACTATGGCCGCATCGTCGTGACGACCTCGTCGTCGGGGATGTACGGCAACTTCGGCCAGAGCAACTACGGCGCGGCCAAGATGGCTGTGCTGGGCCTGATGAACACCCTCAAGCTCGAGGGCGCCAAGAACGACGTGAAGATCAACGCCATCAGCCCGGTCGCGGCCACCCGCATGACCGAAGGCCTGATGCCGCCCGAAGTGCTGGCCAAGCTGGCCCCGGAATATGTGACGCCGGGCGTCGTCTATCTCTGCTCGGACGAGGCCCCGACCGGCGCCATCCTGACCGCCGGCGCGGGCGCTTTCGCCCTGTCGCGGATCTACGAGACCGAAGGCGTGTATCTGGGCGAAGGCGGCCTGTCGGCCGAGGAAGTCCGCGACAGCTGGGACAAGATCACCGCCGAGGATGGCCAGAAGGCCTATTTCAATGGCGGCGAGCAGGGCCAGAAGTTCTTCCGCAAGATGGCGGGCGGCTAA
- the miaA gene encoding tRNA (adenosine(37)-N6)-dimethylallyltransferase MiaA yields the protein MVESSDIASRIWLIAGPTASGKSAYALDLAERIGGEIVNADSMQIYAGLRVLTAGPSPEETARAPHHLFQVVDPAIGWSVGRWLEAASQVLSEIQARGKPAIIVGGTGLYFRALTHGLADVPPVPETQREISSLLYAARGESEFREILRSLDPEAEVRIETGDRQRLVRAHAVAIATGKSLTAWQTDTKPALAPGTWKGLVLDPPRAEVYARCDARLAVMVEQGALDEVRAVEARGLDPALPALKAVGYREFAAHLRGETTLDRALDAARQETRRYAKRQLTWFRNQTPDWERISP from the coding sequence ATGGTGGAGAGCTCGGACATCGCGTCCCGCATCTGGCTGATCGCGGGCCCGACCGCAAGCGGCAAGTCCGCCTACGCCCTGGATTTGGCCGAGCGTATCGGCGGCGAGATCGTCAACGCAGACTCCATGCAGATTTACGCGGGTCTGCGCGTGCTCACCGCCGGCCCTTCGCCGGAAGAGACCGCGCGGGCGCCGCATCACCTTTTTCAGGTCGTCGACCCGGCCATCGGCTGGTCGGTCGGACGCTGGCTGGAGGCGGCGTCTCAAGTCCTCTCCGAAATCCAGGCCCGCGGAAAGCCCGCGATCATTGTGGGCGGAACTGGACTCTATTTCCGCGCCCTGACCCACGGCCTCGCTGACGTGCCCCCGGTGCCGGAAACTCAACGCGAGATCTCTAGCCTGCTCTACGCGGCGCGGGGGGAGTCCGAATTCCGCGAGATCCTCAGGTCGCTGGACCCTGAAGCCGAGGTGCGGATCGAGACGGGCGACCGCCAGCGCTTGGTTCGCGCACACGCCGTCGCCATCGCCACTGGCAAGTCCCTGACCGCCTGGCAGACCGACACCAAGCCCGCCCTCGCCCCCGGGACCTGGAAGGGTCTTGTCCTGGATCCGCCACGGGCCGAGGTCTACGCGCGCTGTGACGCGCGATTGGCTGTCATGGTCGAACAGGGCGCTCTGGACGAGGTTCGCGCCGTGGAGGCCCGAGGCCTGGACCCCGCCCTCCCCGCCTTGAAGGCCGTCGGCTACCGCGAGTTCGCAGCCCACCTTCGCGGTGAAACCACGCTGGACCGAGCCCTGGACGCCGCACGCCAGGAAACCCGCCGCTACGCCAAGCGGCAACTGACGTGGTTCCGTAACCAGACGCCGGATTGGGAAAGGATCAGCCCGTGA
- the serB gene encoding phosphoserine phosphatase SerB: protein MSELSTIPTVLTVVGANPDAYAQAVSRVEAALSSRRESLGPLAADFFVDGGDVEPVKAALEDLAVDFAIQPVVNRRKGLLIADMDSTIINVECLDELADFAGVKAQVSEITERAMRGELAFEGALRERVGMLKGLGVSALQACYDERVKLNPGAETLVRTMAKHGARCALVSGGFTFFTSRVAEVAGFHLNRANTLIELDGVLTGAVGDPILGKEAKLAALREETAALGLTPADALAVGDGANDLAMIEAAGLGVAYRAKPIVAAQADAKVDHTDLTTLLYFQGYNAEEFHA, encoded by the coding sequence ATGTCCGAGCTCTCCACCATTCCGACCGTCCTCACCGTCGTGGGGGCAAACCCCGACGCTTACGCACAAGCCGTTTCGCGCGTCGAAGCGGCCCTGTCCAGCCGTCGCGAAAGCCTGGGGCCGCTGGCCGCAGACTTCTTTGTCGACGGCGGCGATGTGGAGCCCGTCAAGGCGGCCTTGGAGGACCTGGCTGTGGACTTCGCGATCCAGCCGGTGGTGAACCGCCGCAAGGGCCTGCTGATCGCCGACATGGACTCCACGATCATCAACGTCGAGTGCCTGGACGAACTGGCCGACTTCGCCGGGGTCAAGGCGCAGGTATCGGAGATCACCGAGCGCGCCATGCGCGGCGAACTGGCCTTCGAGGGCGCGTTGCGCGAGCGCGTCGGCATGCTGAAGGGGCTGGGCGTTTCGGCGCTGCAGGCCTGCTACGACGAGCGGGTCAAGCTCAACCCCGGCGCCGAGACGCTGGTGCGGACCATGGCCAAGCACGGCGCGCGCTGCGCGCTGGTGTCGGGTGGCTTCACGTTCTTCACGAGCCGCGTGGCCGAAGTAGCGGGCTTCCACCTGAACCGCGCCAATACCCTGATCGAACTGGACGGCGTACTGACCGGCGCGGTCGGCGATCCGATCCTGGGCAAGGAGGCCAAGCTGGCCGCCTTGCGCGAAGAGACCGCGGCGCTTGGTCTGACGCCCGCTGACGCCCTGGCGGTCGGCGACGGCGCCAACGATCTGGCGATGATCGAGGCGGCGGGCCTGGGCGTGGCCTATCGCGCCAAGCCGATCGTGGCGGCGCAAGCCGACGCCAAGGTCGATCACACTGACCTGACCACCTTGCTCTACTTCCAGGGCTACAACGCCGAGGAGTTCCACGCGTGA
- a CDS encoding acetolactate synthase 3 large subunit yields MTAHQTIESQAPTETNDRAMTGAEIVVRGLVDQGVEVLFGYPGGAVLPIYDALFHEPRLQHILVRHEQGAAHAAEGYARSSGKPGVVLVTSGPGATNAITGIMDALMDSIPMVVITGQVPTHLIGTDAFQEADTVGMTRSCTKHNYLVKDVRDLPQIIHEAFKIATTGRPGPVLIDIPKDVQFAKGEYYGPTEVASSHAYAPRTKGDAGRIADAARMIAQARRPIFYTGGGVINAGPKASAALREFAALTGAPVTSTLMGLGAFPAADPAWLGMLGMHGTFEANNAMHDCDVMICVGARFDDRVTGRLDAFSPGSKKIHIDIDPSSINKNVRVDLPIVGDAGSVLEDLIAAWKAANLQPNKAALSDWWAQIDQWRARQCLAYRRSDSVIKPQYAIERLYELTKDKDVYITTEVGQHQMWAAQFFRFEQPNRWMTSGGLGTMGYGLPAALGVQLAHPSSLVVDIAGEASIQMCIQELSTAIQFDLPVKIFILNNEWMGMVRQWQQLLHGERYSHSYSDSLPDFVKLAEAYGAVGIRCDDPAELDAKILEMINSDKPVIFDCRVEKHENCLPMIPSGKAHNEMIMGEVEDIGNVIGEDGAGLV; encoded by the coding sequence ATGACCGCCCACCAGACCATCGAGAGCCAAGCTCCGACCGAAACCAACGATCGCGCCATGACCGGCGCCGAGATTGTGGTTCGCGGCCTCGTGGACCAGGGCGTCGAGGTGCTTTTCGGCTATCCCGGCGGCGCGGTCCTCCCGATCTATGACGCGCTGTTCCACGAGCCGCGCCTGCAGCACATTCTCGTCCGTCACGAGCAAGGCGCAGCCCACGCGGCCGAGGGCTACGCCCGCAGCTCGGGCAAGCCGGGCGTCGTCCTGGTCACCTCGGGTCCCGGCGCGACCAACGCCATCACCGGCATCATGGACGCCCTGATGGACTCGATCCCGATGGTCGTCATCACCGGTCAGGTCCCGACGCACCTGATCGGCACAGACGCCTTCCAGGAAGCTGATACGGTTGGCATGACCCGCTCGTGCACCAAGCACAACTACCTGGTCAAAGACGTCCGCGACCTGCCGCAGATCATCCATGAGGCCTTCAAGATCGCCACCACCGGCCGCCCCGGCCCGGTGCTGATCGACATCCCCAAGGACGTTCAGTTCGCCAAGGGCGAATACTACGGTCCGACCGAAGTCGCCTCAAGCCACGCCTATGCGCCGCGCACCAAAGGCGACGCGGGGCGGATCGCAGACGCCGCTAGAATGATCGCCCAGGCCCGCCGTCCGATCTTCTACACCGGCGGCGGCGTCATCAACGCCGGTCCCAAGGCCAGCGCAGCTCTGCGCGAGTTCGCCGCCCTCACCGGCGCACCGGTCACCTCGACGCTGATGGGCCTGGGCGCCTTCCCGGCAGCCGATCCGGCCTGGCTGGGCATGCTGGGCATGCACGGCACCTTCGAGGCCAACAACGCCATGCACGATTGCGACGTGATGATCTGCGTCGGCGCGCGGTTCGATGATCGCGTCACGGGCCGCCTCGACGCCTTCTCGCCGGGCAGCAAGAAGATCCACATCGACATCGACCCGTCGTCGATAAACAAGAACGTCCGCGTCGACCTGCCGATCGTCGGCGACGCCGGCTCGGTCCTGGAAGACCTGATCGCCGCCTGGAAAGCCGCGAACCTGCAGCCCAACAAGGCCGCCCTGAGCGACTGGTGGGCCCAGATCGACCAGTGGCGCGCGCGCCAGTGCCTCGCCTATCGCCGCTCTGACTCGGTCATCAAGCCACAGTACGCCATCGAGCGCCTGTATGAGCTGACCAAGGACAAAGACGTCTACATCACCACGGAAGTCGGTCAGCACCAGATGTGGGCCGCGCAGTTCTTCCGCTTCGAGCAGCCGAACCGCTGGATGACCTCCGGGGGCCTGGGCACCATGGGCTACGGCCTGCCCGCCGCCCTGGGCGTGCAGCTGGCCCACCCCAGCAGCCTGGTCGTCGACATCGCCGGCGAAGCGTCGATCCAGATGTGCATCCAGGAGCTGTCGACCGCGATCCAGTTCGATCTGCCGGTCAAGATCTTCATTCTGAACAACGAATGGATGGGCATGGTCCGCCAATGGCAGCAACTGCTGCACGGCGAGCGCTACAGCCACTCCTATTCGGACAGCCTGCCCGACTTTGTGAAGCTGGCTGAGGCCTACGGCGCGGTCGGCATCCGCTGCGACGACCCGGCGGAACTGGACGCCAAGATTCTGGAGATGATCAACAGCGACAAGCCGGTGATCTTCGACTGCCGTGTCGAGAAGCACGAGAACTGCCTGCCGATGATCCCGTCGGGCAAGGCGCACAACGAAATGATCATGGGCGAGGTTGAGGATATCGGCAACGTCATCGGCGAGGACGGCGCGGGGTTGGTCTAA